A window of the Bacillus andreraoultii genome harbors these coding sequences:
- a CDS encoding tautomerase family protein → MPYVNIKITKEDVTPEKKAALIKGATQLLVDVLGKNPNTTVVVIDEVDTDNWGIGGETVTVRREKGL, encoded by the coding sequence ATGCCATACGTGAATATAAAGATAACGAAAGAAGATGTTACACCAGAAAAGAAAGCAGCGTTAATTAAAGGTGCGACCCAATTATTAGTCGACGTTCTAGGGAAAAATCCGAACACGACCGTCGTTGTCATTGATGAAGTGGATACCGATAATTGGGGAATTGGTGGAGAGACGGTAACTGTTCG